The following coding sequences are from one Kwoniella bestiolae CBS 10118 chromosome 2, complete sequence window:
- a CDS encoding thioredoxin — MVKAIESHQEFKDLIGGSQPVVVDYWATWCGPCKMISPHFAKLEEKYPGVKFVKVDVEEQEEIAKEAGIKAMPTFIAYKDGQPIETVTGAVPAKLNALLEKISA; from the exons ATGGTCAAAGCTATCGAATCCCACCAAGAATTCAAAGACCTC ATCGGAGGCTCTCAACCCGTCGTTGTGGACTACTGGGCCACATGGTGCGGACCATGTAAGATGATCTCCCCTCATTTCGCTAAGCTTGAGGAGAAGTACCCTGGTGTTAAGTTCGTCAAGGTTGACGTTGAGGAgcaagag GAAATCGCCAAGGAAGCTGGTATCAAAGCTATGCCTACTTTCATCGCTTACAAGGATGGTCAACCCATCGAAACCGTCACCGGTGCCGTCCCTGCTAAGCTCAAC GCTCTTCTCGAAAAGATCTCCGCTTAG
- a CDS encoding dihydroorotate dehydrogenase (fumarate), with product MSRPLLSALRRPLPHLSRPNPLSLRQPQISAIRHASTTPSTPRRFVSSTLFIAGGVLLIAYYYDSRSLLHEHVVMPLVRLGLDPEQGHKLAVRLLSLDKWARPRDIGVEDAGLQTELLGQKITNPVGIAAGFDKDADAIDGLFDLGFGYVEVGSVTPEPQSGNPKPRFFRLEEDAAAINRYGFNSLGHGHTLAKLRARLVAFAQSHPSLFPSPLPLNPLPPSGIPRSLRPGQLLAVNLGKNKVSAAESNEDYIKGVKLLGPYADVIVINVSSPNTPGLRALQGKEILKNLLSDVVNERNNLKNNDGLPKIAVKVASDLSEDELADVAYAVRSSGVEGVIVSNTTVRREELSLTSTKQNEVGGLSGKPLFPYALDSIKTLRPLLPPSIPLIGCGGVSTGEDALKMARAGASLVQLYTSFGYRGVGTPRLIKDEITSSLKTSQSRWLGEVGKDYSNGQMGWDENRLKRESENVRKEAESLGDLLRHISEKESMADLIGRAEAALGRKSSSAEQTQGDGARDNLAGSATGQVQGEDAAQGLVESGAGADVQRIQQPDSQVEQARLIDSAPSTTRPASSIQDALTSTPESIDLTPRVVVVEHPPIPEPRVEQGEDEWVQSVRSGQRRLV from the exons atgtcccgccccctcctctccgccCTCCGTCgaccccttccccacctgTCTCGTCCgaaccccctctccctccgaCAACCTCAAATATCTGCTATCCGACATGCCTCCACTACCCCATCTACACCTAGGCGATTCGTCTCTTCAACTTTGTTTATTGCAGGAGGTGTACTCCTTATAGCGTATTACTACGACTCGAGATCACTACTGCACGAACATGTCGTCATGCCTCTGGTGAGGCTGGGACTAGATCCCGAACAGGGACATAAACTTGCGGTTAGATTGTTGAGTTTGGATAAGTGGGCGAGACCTCGGGATATCGGGGTGGAAGATGCTGGATTGCAGACTGAG TTGCTCGGCCAAAAGATCACGAATCCCGTGGGAATAGCCGCAGGATTCGATAAAGATGCTGATGCCATTGATGGATTGTTCGACCTCGGTTTTGGGTATGTGGAAGTGGGCAGTGTAACTCCTGAGCCACAG TCAGGAAACCCCAAACCCCGATTCTTCAGACTCGAGGAAGATGCCGCGGCCATCAATCGATACGGTTTCAACTCCCTTGGACACGGCCACACGCTCGCGAAACTACGAGCTCGTCTAGTCGCATTCGcccaatctcatccttcaCTCTTCCCCTCGCCGttacctctcaaccccctcccTCCATCCGGTATACCCCGTTCCCTTCGACCTGGTCAATTGTTAGCTGTCAACCTTGGGAAAAACAAGGTTTCTGCCGCAGAATCAAACGAAGATTATATCAAGGGAGTCAAACTGCTCGGTCCATACGCCGATGTTATAGTTATCAATGTCTCCTCTCCCAACACCCCTGGATTGAGAGCGTTGCAGGGTAAAGAGATCCTCAAGAACCTCTTATCGGATGTAGTCAACGAAAGGAACAATCTGAAAAATAACGATGGTCTACCTAAGATTGCTGTCAAAGTTGCCAGTGATTTGTCGGAGGACGAGTTAGCGGATGTGGCTTATGCGGTCAGGTCGAGTGGGGTGGAAGGAGTGATAGTTAGTAATACCACTGTCCGACGCGAGGAATTATCTCTCACCTCGACAAAGCAAAATGAAGTCGGTGGATTATCTGGtaaacccctcttcccctaCGCATTGGACTCTATCAAAACACTTCGACCACTCTTACCCCCCTCCATACCATTGATAGGCTGCGGGGGAGTATCAACAGGAGAAGACGCCTTGAAGATGGCCAGAGCAGGTGCCAGTCTGGTCCAGCTGTACACTTCCTTCGGCTACAGAGGGGTAGGTACACCCAGATTGATAAAGGATGAAATTACCTCTTCGTTGAAAACGAGTCAATCCAGGTGGCTAGGAGAGGTAGGGAAGGATTATAGTAATGGGcagatgggatgggatgagaataGGTTAAAAAGGGAGTCTGAGAATGTCAGGAAGGAAGCTGAGAGTCTAGGGGATCTCTTGAGACATATCagtgagaaggagagtatGGCGGATCTGATAGGTCGGGCTGAAGCTGCTCttgggaggaagagcagtTCTGCTGAGCAGACGCAGGGGGATGGAGCGAGAGATAATTTGGCTGGATCGGCGACGGGACAGGTACAGGGAGAAGATGCCGCGCAGGGATTGGTAGAATCTGGTGCCGGAGCGGACGTGCAGAGGATTCAACAACCTGATTCTCAAGTGGAACAAGCTAGGTTGATCGACAGTGCACCTTCGACTACACGACCTGCATCGTCGATACAAGACGCTCTGACGTCTACGCCCGAATCAATCGACTTGACCCCCAGAGTAGTGGTTGTGGAGCATCCTCCTATACCTGAACCTAGAGTTGAgcaaggggaagatgagtgggTACAGTCTGTGAGAAGTGGGCAGAGGAGACTTGTATAG